In Anaerobranca californiensis DSM 14826, a single genomic region encodes these proteins:
- the galU gene encoding UTP--glucose-1-phosphate uridylyltransferase GalU, producing the protein MKVRKAIIPAAGLGTRFLPATKAQPKEMLPIVDKPTLQYIIEEAVESGIEEILIITGRNKKSIEDHFDKSVELELELESKGKHDLLAEVRKISDMVNIHYIRQKEPKGLGHAIYCAKSFIGEEPFAVLLGDDIVHNPDKPCLKQMIEVYEEYKTSILGVQQVKKEDVSKYGIVDGKVIEDRIYKVKGLVEKPKMEDAPSNIAILGRYIISPAIFPILEKTKPGKGGEIQLTDALKELASKEAMYAYNFVGRRYDVGDKLGFLEATVDFALMREDLRDGFIKYLEGIFKENVVLSEIASSEE; encoded by the coding sequence ATGAAAGTACGTAAAGCAATAATTCCTGCTGCAGGATTAGGAACGAGATTTTTACCAGCTACTAAAGCACAGCCAAAGGAAATGCTTCCTATAGTGGACAAACCTACATTGCAATATATTATAGAAGAAGCTGTAGAATCAGGGATAGAAGAAATTTTAATAATAACCGGTAGAAATAAAAAAAGTATTGAAGATCATTTTGATAAATCTGTAGAACTAGAATTAGAATTAGAAAGTAAAGGTAAACACGATTTACTAGCAGAAGTAAGAAAAATATCAGATATGGTAAATATTCACTACATAAGGCAAAAAGAGCCAAAGGGATTAGGACATGCTATCTACTGTGCCAAAAGTTTTATTGGCGAAGAGCCTTTTGCTGTTTTACTAGGTGATGATATTGTACATAATCCAGATAAACCTTGTTTAAAGCAAATGATAGAGGTTTATGAAGAATACAAAACTTCAATATTAGGAGTACAACAGGTCAAAAAAGAAGATGTTTCTAAATACGGGATAGTAGATGGTAAAGTGATTGAAGATAGAATTTATAAAGTAAAAGGATTAGTTGAGAAACCTAAAATGGAAGATGCACCATCAAATATCGCTATTTTAGGTAGATATATAATCAGTCCTGCTATATTTCCAATACTAGAAAAAACAAAACCAGGTAAAGGTGGAGAAATCCAATTAACCGATGCCCTAAAAGAATTGGCTAGTAAAGAAGCTATGTATGCTTATAATTTCGTCGGTAGAAGATATGATGTTGGAGACAAATTAGGCTTTTTAGAAGCTACAGTTGATTTTGCACTAATGAGGGAAGATTTAAGGGATGGATTTATTAAATATCTAGAAGGTATATTTAAAGAAAATGTTGTTTTATCTGAAATAGCCAGTAGTGAAGAATAA
- a CDS encoding ATP-grasp domain-containing protein, protein MTLDKLLEGLSFNEKNLAIVLGGSYGALSIVRSLGQKKVPIIVIGNRDFIGNSKYCNFYFKTDEDEEIIDVLKEIANKYNRKSVILTDSDRYIELIYNYWDELKESYVSHLCNNKETFDILVNKELLYKKSEDLGLNCPKTYKKDEIYKINNFPVIVKPLDKAVLPSIKGNKVAYCKNKEELSEILRIVDRYKTECIIQEIIEGDLSSLYSITLFRSHKGEIQIGYIGHKIRQYPINFGTVSSFVTKDNIKLVNLSIEILNKINYIGVANFEYKYSEKESDYYIMEVNGRFPMVTGITEKLNNNFVYNIYNSCLEKRIDKNKENESKILWIHFLQDLRAKIQIKDFSFTILKHRLKGYKIHWALWNVKDISPFFTYIKELIKK, encoded by the coding sequence ATGACATTAGATAAATTATTAGAAGGTTTATCTTTTAATGAAAAAAATTTGGCAATTGTTTTAGGAGGGAGCTATGGAGCTCTTTCTATTGTACGAAGTTTAGGTCAAAAAAAAGTGCCAATTATAGTTATAGGAAATAGAGATTTTATAGGAAATTCAAAATATTGTAATTTTTATTTTAAAACCGATGAAGATGAGGAAATTATAGATGTTTTAAAAGAAATTGCTAATAAATATAATAGGAAAAGTGTAATTTTAACTGATTCTGACAGATATATTGAATTAATATATAATTATTGGGATGAATTAAAAGAATCTTATGTTTCCCATCTTTGTAATAATAAAGAAACCTTTGATATTCTTGTAAATAAAGAATTATTATATAAAAAAAGTGAAGATTTAGGTTTAAATTGCCCTAAAACATATAAAAAAGATGAAATATATAAAATAAATAATTTTCCTGTTATTGTTAAACCTTTAGATAAAGCTGTACTACCTTCAATAAAAGGTAATAAAGTCGCTTATTGTAAAAATAAAGAAGAATTATCAGAAATTCTAAGGATAGTAGATAGATATAAAACAGAATGCATTATTCAAGAAATAATCGAAGGAGATTTGTCGAGTTTATATTCTATAACTTTATTTAGGAGCCATAAGGGAGAAATACAAATTGGTTATATAGGTCATAAAATAAGACAGTATCCTATAAATTTTGGAACCGTCAGTTCCTTTGTTACTAAAGATAATATAAAATTAGTTAATTTAAGCATAGAAATTCTAAATAAAATAAATTATATTGGGGTTGCAAATTTTGAATATAAGTATAGCGAAAAAGAAAGTGATTACTATATAATGGAAGTAAATGGTAGGTTTCCTATGGTAACAGGTATAACTGAAAAATTGAATAATAATTTTGTTTATAATATTTATAATAGCTGTTTAGAAAAAAGGATAGATAAGAATAAAGAAAATGAAAGTAAAATACTTTGGATTCATTTCTTACAAGATTTAAGGGCAAAAATCCAAATTAAAGATTTTTCATTTACTATCTTAAAACATAGGTTAAAAGGTTATAAAATTCATTGGGCTTTGTGGAATGTTAAAGACATTTCCCCATTTTTTACCTATATAAAAGAGCTTATTAAAAAATAA
- a CDS encoding SpoIID/LytB domain-containing protein, translated as MKGKLKFLSLFLSILILTNFLQPLFSVYANNNYSIIRVLISINKNTIPITLNGDYSISEDPSITLSNGNYFISVTSNNQVRILGSGVDKVVGSSLTLVRHSADSTLTVRGTDHGDVTYLGNMKFTVNSQTGMLRVVNHVPLEQYLYGVVAYEMSNSFPLEALKAQAVAARGYAIKKIMAAGSSSDFDILDTPQHQVYRGYNPAFARVIKAVDETKGQVLTYDNKIIETFYSASNGGQTELPGNAWGRGSDANQELPYLVQKDDPYDLENPSSIFHRFYIPKEVIGSDHDSIPMDSDNGLRIVKTNGNINVRSGPGTNHSIIGRAPLYTSYQHLETVVNQFGETWHKIIFNGNEAYISGAFSHVSPGGKHFYANPVLWDLQQQAFEILKDNVEKATDIKIISVNNLKNGNKRWPDTESRSHVTADANITVEYEILDENEEKILKEEVLDVSIQLMIPSGSEYINNHPYLSSNTRMRWIESKGEDGFELLAGRFGHGVGMSQRGAQQMAAAHNKTYAEILAFYFEGTKLSTFNTDIPPLPPKPGDDSATIDPSYELTKILSFKINNQVGETMIDDENSKITLTMPSDTDLTRLIANFQLAEGAYVKVNDKQQKSGETVNDFSKPVVYKVYGVDGSIREWTVIVKLDVIPVKGVEIKKIDKMVPIGSTKNLEYVITPENATNKEVIWSSSDDKIIKVDKTGKISPLAVGTATITATTVDGNFKDSITVNVYKYGDVNGDGVVNVSDAIIILKYIVGDHPKSDLLYAAGDVNGDGRIDVSDAILILQRTVGSIDKFPVE; from the coding sequence ATGAAAGGGAAACTTAAATTTTTGTCTTTATTTTTATCAATACTAATATTAACTAATTTTTTACAACCCCTATTTTCCGTTTATGCAAATAATAATTACAGTATAATCAGGGTGTTAATATCTATTAACAAAAATACCATTCCAATAACTTTAAATGGTGATTATTCTATTTCTGAAGATCCTTCAATTACTTTATCAAATGGAAACTATTTTATTTCTGTTACATCTAATAACCAAGTCCGTATATTAGGGTCTGGTGTAGACAAAGTTGTCGGTAGTTCACTGACTTTGGTAAGGCACTCTGCTGATAGTACTTTAACTGTTAGAGGTACGGACCATGGAGATGTAACCTATTTAGGAAACATGAAATTTACGGTAAATAGTCAAACGGGAATGCTGCGGGTAGTAAATCATGTTCCATTAGAGCAATACCTTTACGGTGTTGTGGCCTACGAAATGAGTAACTCTTTCCCTTTAGAAGCTTTAAAAGCTCAAGCGGTGGCAGCTAGGGGATATGCTATTAAAAAAATAATGGCTGCAGGGAGTAGTTCCGATTTCGATATTCTTGATACCCCACAACATCAAGTTTATAGAGGTTATAACCCAGCCTTTGCTAGGGTTATTAAAGCAGTAGATGAAACGAAGGGACAAGTCCTTACATATGATAATAAAATAATAGAAACTTTTTATTCTGCATCAAATGGTGGACAAACTGAGTTACCGGGCAATGCCTGGGGTCGTGGTTCTGATGCTAACCAAGAATTGCCTTACCTAGTTCAAAAGGACGATCCATATGATTTAGAAAATCCTAGTAGTATTTTCCATAGATTTTACATACCTAAAGAGGTTATAGGTTCTGACCATGATTCTATCCCGATGGATAGTGATAATGGATTAAGGATTGTTAAAACCAATGGAAATATCAACGTTAGAAGTGGACCTGGAACCAATCATTCTATTATAGGTAGAGCCCCTTTATATACCTCTTATCAACATTTAGAAACGGTGGTAAACCAATTTGGTGAAACATGGCATAAAATTATTTTTAACGGAAATGAAGCTTATATCTCTGGAGCATTTTCCCATGTATCTCCTGGTGGCAAACACTTCTATGCTAATCCAGTGTTATGGGATTTACAACAACAGGCCTTTGAAATATTAAAAGATAATGTAGAAAAAGCTACTGATATTAAAATTATCTCTGTTAACAATCTAAAAAATGGTAACAAACGCTGGCCAGACACTGAAAGTAGAAGCCATGTAACTGCCGATGCCAATATTACAGTAGAATATGAGATACTCGATGAAAATGAAGAAAAAATATTAAAAGAGGAGGTTTTAGATGTATCAATACAATTAATGATACCCTCTGGTAGTGAGTATATAAATAATCATCCCTATTTAAGTTCTAATACCCGAATGAGATGGATAGAAAGTAAAGGTGAAGATGGTTTTGAGCTTTTAGCTGGACGTTTTGGCCATGGTGTAGGAATGAGTCAACGGGGAGCCCAGCAGATGGCTGCAGCCCATAACAAAACCTATGCTGAAATTTTAGCCTTCTATTTCGAAGGAACGAAATTATCTACTTTTAATACCGACATTCCTCCCCTTCCCCCTAAACCGGGAGATGATTCTGCAACTATAGATCCATCTTATGAATTGACAAAGATTTTAAGTTTTAAAATCAACAATCAAGTTGGAGAGACAATGATTGATGATGAAAACAGTAAAATAACTTTAACTATGCCTAGTGACACAGATCTTACAAGATTGATAGCTAATTTTCAATTAGCAGAGGGTGCTTACGTTAAAGTAAATGATAAACAACAAAAAAGTGGAGAAACCGTAAATGATTTTTCTAAACCTGTTGTTTATAAAGTTTACGGTGTAGATGGAAGCATCAGGGAATGGACTGTAATTGTAAAATTAGATGTTATTCCAGTAAAGGGTGTAGAAATTAAAAAAATAGATAAAATGGTACCTATAGGTTCTACCAAAAATTTAGAATATGTTATAACTCCAGAAAATGCTACTAATAAAGAAGTTATCTGGAGCAGTAGTGATGATAAAATAATTAAGGTAGATAAAACTGGTAAAATCTCTCCATTAGCTGTGGGAACGGCAACGATTACTGCAACAACCGTTGACGGTAATTTTAAAGATTCAATAACTGTAAATGTCTATAAATACGGTGATGTAAACGGTGACGGAGTAGTTAATGTAAGTGATGCCATAATCATTTTAAAGTATATCGTAGGAGATCACCCTAAATCAGATTTATTGTATGCTGCAGGAGATGTTAATGGAGATGGTAGAATTGATGTCTCAGATGCTATTTTAATTTTACAAAGGACAGTAGGGTCAATTGATAAATTTCCTGTAGAATAA
- the htpG gene encoding molecular chaperone HtpG, whose protein sequence is MEKKQFQAESKRLLDLMINSIYTNKEIFLRELISNASDAIDKMYYKALTDENISFNKEDYYIKVIPDKENRTLTIVDTGIGMTKEELDENLGIIAKSGSLSFKQQNELKDGYDIIGQFGVGFYSAFMVADTVTVLTKAYGENQGYKWESSGADGYTIEPYEKQDRGTEIILKLKENSEDEDYDQFLDQWRLKNIIKKYSDFIRYPIKMDVTKKVEKEGSKGEYIDVVEEETINSMVPIWRKNKNELTEEDYHNFYQEKRFGFDKPLKYIHMAVDGTISFNAILYIPENVPFDFYTKDYEKGLELYSKGILIMNRCPDLLPDYFSFVKGMVDSEDLSLNISREMLQQDRQLRIIAKRIKDKIKNELLSLLKNEREKYEKFFQNFGRQLKYGVYENFGQNKEDLQDLLMFYSSTEKKLVTLEEYISRMKEGQKYIYYASGESIERIEKMPQTEVLKEKGYEILFFTDDVDEFAIKMLREYKEKEFKSVSSGDLGIEELEGKTEEKESEEIFKKIKEVLGDKVKGVKPSKILKSHPVCLTVEGDISIEMEKILANLPNNPNIKAQRVLEINTEHNIFKKLKEMYEKDRDKFNLYVKVLYDQALLIEGLPIEDPVEYANNVSELLL, encoded by the coding sequence ATGGAAAAGAAACAATTTCAAGCAGAATCCAAAAGATTATTAGATTTGATGATTAATTCAATTTATACAAATAAAGAAATATTTCTAAGGGAATTGATTTCCAACGCCAGTGATGCCATTGATAAAATGTATTATAAAGCTTTGACCGATGAAAATATTTCATTTAACAAAGAAGATTATTACATTAAAGTAATTCCCGATAAAGAAAATAGGACTTTAACAATTGTAGATACCGGTATTGGTATGACAAAGGAAGAACTAGATGAAAACTTAGGAATTATCGCTAAAAGCGGTTCATTATCCTTTAAACAACAAAATGAGTTAAAGGATGGTTATGACATTATTGGACAGTTTGGTGTCGGTTTTTATTCAGCCTTTATGGTAGCCGATACCGTTACTGTGTTAACTAAAGCTTATGGAGAAAACCAAGGATATAAATGGGAATCTTCCGGGGCCGATGGATACACAATAGAGCCTTATGAAAAACAAGACAGGGGAACAGAAATAATTTTAAAATTAAAGGAAAATAGCGAAGATGAAGATTATGATCAATTTTTAGATCAATGGAGATTAAAAAATATCATTAAAAAGTATTCTGATTTTATTAGGTATCCTATTAAAATGGATGTTACCAAAAAAGTTGAAAAAGAGGGTTCCAAAGGAGAATATATAGATGTTGTAGAAGAAGAAACAATTAACAGTATGGTGCCAATTTGGAGAAAAAATAAAAATGAACTAACAGAAGAAGATTACCATAATTTTTATCAAGAAAAGAGATTTGGTTTTGACAAACCATTAAAATATATCCATATGGCTGTAGATGGAACCATCAGTTTTAACGCTATTTTATACATTCCAGAAAATGTGCCCTTTGATTTCTATACAAAAGATTATGAAAAGGGACTAGAACTATATTCAAAAGGAATTTTGATAATGAACAGATGCCCAGACCTCTTACCTGATTACTTTAGTTTTGTAAAAGGAATGGTAGATTCTGAAGATTTATCTTTAAACATTTCAAGGGAGATGCTACAACAAGATAGGCAGCTTAGGATAATCGCCAAAAGAATTAAAGATAAAATTAAAAACGAATTACTTTCACTATTGAAAAATGAAAGGGAAAAATATGAAAAATTCTTTCAAAATTTTGGTCGCCAACTAAAATATGGGGTTTACGAAAACTTTGGCCAAAACAAAGAAGATTTACAGGATTTACTGATGTTTTACTCTTCCACTGAAAAGAAATTAGTAACGTTAGAAGAATATATTAGTAGGATGAAAGAAGGGCAAAAATACATTTACTACGCCAGTGGAGAATCAATTGAAAGAATTGAAAAAATGCCTCAAACAGAAGTTTTAAAGGAAAAGGGTTATGAGATTTTATTCTTTACCGATGATGTAGATGAATTCGCTATCAAAATGTTAAGGGAATATAAAGAAAAGGAATTTAAATCAGTTTCTTCAGGGGATTTAGGTATAGAGGAATTAGAAGGAAAAACAGAAGAAAAAGAAAGTGAAGAAATATTTAAAAAGATAAAAGAAGTTTTAGGAGACAAAGTCAAAGGAGTTAAACCTTCAAAGATATTAAAAAGCCATCCCGTCTGCTTAACGGTAGAAGGGGATATATCCATCGAAATGGAAAAAATCCTCGCCAATTTGCCTAATAACCCCAATATAAAAGCTCAACGGGTACTAGAAATAAATACTGAACACAATATATTTAAAAAGTTAAAGGAAATGTATGAAAAAGATAGGGATAAATTCAATTTATATGTTAAAGTATTATACGACCAAGCCCTTTTAATAGAAGGACTTCCCATAGAGGATCCCGTTGAATATGCTAACAATGTAAGTGAACTCCTTTTATAA
- a CDS encoding S8 family serine peptidase, which produces MLRKILALTLSLLLLLSFSTGFTLDFGKPETADSNQPMVNVIIQLEQNPVLAYEVELKKHGKFNLRDINTYANQIEQSINTVINKANKLGLDIVTNYQYKYSFAGFSATLPVDQVQELTKIPGVKNVFPDIIIEVPKVVGSVPKTGAPYLWNLPENITGEGMIVAVLDTGIDYNHVLLGGGFGKDYKVMGGYNFTDSGSPLDPIDVQGHGTHVAGIIAGKGFGYDGVAPDANLYAVKVLGDDGRGFSSWVIAGIEWAVNPHNGLPRADVINMSLGNTIISPNFPTSLAANQAAEAGVIVVTSAGNSGHDKPTAGSPGTADKVISVGAYGLIEPAILSFSNGTVIDYDIIPAADAPKPDGQEYEIVYAGLGREEDFEGLDVEGKIALVQRGAITFAAKGANAQANGAVGIIVFNNVPGTFGMAGTFGIPAFAVSLEVGLEILEMMGQDPELKVAMDSLDPMDLMANFSSAGPTSKYTLKPDISAPGVSIVSAYPNNSLASLSGTSMAAPHVAGGVALLKQLRPGLEVEEYKALLMNTPKWLNDMYGNKYPVTVQGSGVMDLEAAAKSRGIAIPGSLSLNVTGETNKIRVKNISNEAVTYNIEFISETLNATFVDQITVEGNSEAVFEVKFDLNVEEGAHEGYIILTPTEPLEKPEEGEEVEEYYDKLQVTVYYYSGDLKEFFVKDLEFRRQFTSSDKIDITFTLLEDAAWVAIVTYDRLGNFIGIPAEAPFGLPKGTWTLHNTDLYLPDGEYVLRLFAVNIKDEIFDLWEPFEIDSNPASIYVDYDPFVNIDKYTLKGELSRDAVLEIDGVVVPICHDLSFEYQVEINEGVNEFTLTTTTPFGAVETVKITIEKVEDLDVFSVAKLSEELQYTGYEEVLVYDYLPPGAVVKVSVNNGPDVKYIADENGLLKYNLTLVKGLNKVRFTENYLNIIYTYEVEIYRKTVDRLAGANRFQTATAISQFGWEKADTVILARADDFADSLAAIPLSKKLNAPILLTNSNRLSDVTREEISRLGASEVIILGGAGAISDDVALELLNSGLTVRRIGGANRYETAVLIAKEVVEDNEVENVIIVSGRNFPDGLSATMLSNKLNAPILLVNTNIIPESTSAFIENYNVANTYIVGGTAVISEELEDNLPNPKRFAGKDRFATSVQVAKEITSQLVFIANGQSFADSITLATLVAKYDGVLLLVRDNIIPESVKTHLNDIAGDVLHFYIAGGNAVVSEEIEKELLELLKTVKEDK; this is translated from the coding sequence TTGTTAAGAAAAATTTTAGCTTTAACCTTATCTTTATTGTTGTTGCTATCTTTTAGTACAGGTTTTACATTAGATTTTGGTAAACCTGAAACTGCTGATAGCAATCAGCCTATGGTTAATGTCATTATCCAACTTGAACAAAATCCCGTTTTAGCTTATGAAGTAGAGCTCAAAAAACATGGGAAATTTAATTTGAGAGACATTAACACATATGCTAATCAAATTGAACAAAGTATCAACACTGTAATTAATAAAGCTAACAAACTAGGCCTAGATATAGTAACAAATTATCAGTACAAATATTCTTTTGCAGGTTTTAGTGCAACATTACCTGTAGATCAAGTTCAAGAGCTTACTAAAATTCCAGGAGTTAAAAATGTCTTTCCCGACATCATAATCGAAGTTCCAAAAGTTGTTGGTTCTGTACCTAAAACCGGAGCACCATATCTATGGAACTTACCGGAAAACATAACTGGAGAAGGGATGATTGTTGCAGTACTAGATACCGGTATTGATTACAATCACGTTCTTTTAGGCGGTGGTTTTGGTAAAGATTATAAAGTAATGGGAGGATATAACTTTACCGATTCCGGCTCTCCATTAGATCCTATTGATGTTCAAGGTCATGGAACCCATGTGGCCGGTATCATTGCAGGTAAAGGTTTTGGCTATGATGGTGTAGCTCCCGATGCTAATTTATATGCAGTAAAGGTCTTAGGAGATGATGGAAGGGGATTTTCAAGCTGGGTTATAGCTGGTATTGAGTGGGCTGTCAATCCTCACAATGGTTTACCTAGGGCCGATGTGATCAATATGAGTTTAGGAAATACAATTATTTCACCAAACTTCCCAACTTCCCTAGCTGCAAATCAAGCGGCTGAGGCAGGTGTAATAGTTGTAACTTCCGCAGGAAACTCTGGCCATGATAAACCAACAGCTGGATCTCCAGGAACAGCAGATAAAGTAATATCTGTTGGTGCATATGGTTTAATTGAACCAGCTATTTTAAGTTTTAGTAACGGTACCGTTATTGATTATGATATAATCCCTGCTGCCGATGCTCCTAAACCCGATGGACAAGAATATGAAATAGTCTATGCCGGATTAGGAAGGGAAGAAGATTTTGAAGGTCTAGATGTTGAAGGTAAAATTGCTTTAGTTCAAAGGGGTGCTATTACCTTTGCAGCTAAAGGAGCTAACGCCCAAGCCAATGGAGCTGTAGGAATAATTGTCTTTAACAATGTTCCAGGTACCTTTGGAATGGCTGGCACTTTTGGAATACCTGCCTTCGCCGTTTCTTTAGAAGTCGGTTTAGAAATATTAGAGATGATGGGACAAGACCCAGAACTTAAAGTAGCTATGGATTCTTTAGATCCAATGGATTTAATGGCTAACTTTAGTTCAGCAGGACCTACTTCAAAATATACATTAAAACCTGATATCAGTGCACCAGGTGTTAGTATTGTATCTGCTTATCCTAACAATTCGTTAGCAAGTTTAAGTGGAACTAGTATGGCTGCTCCCCATGTAGCCGGTGGTGTAGCTTTACTAAAACAACTTAGACCAGGGTTAGAAGTAGAAGAATATAAAGCGTTATTAATGAATACACCAAAATGGCTAAATGATATGTATGGCAATAAATATCCTGTAACTGTTCAAGGTTCAGGAGTAATGGATTTAGAAGCTGCAGCTAAATCAAGGGGTATAGCAATTCCTGGTAGCTTAAGCTTAAATGTTACAGGGGAAACTAACAAAATAAGGGTTAAAAACATTTCAAATGAAGCTGTAACTTACAATATAGAATTTATATCAGAAACATTAAATGCTACCTTTGTAGATCAAATCACAGTAGAAGGTAATAGTGAAGCTGTCTTTGAAGTGAAATTTGATTTAAATGTTGAAGAAGGAGCCCATGAAGGATATATTATTCTAACTCCAACAGAACCTTTAGAAAAACCTGAAGAGGGCGAAGAAGTTGAAGAATATTATGATAAACTTCAAGTTACAGTTTACTATTATTCTGGCGACCTAAAAGAATTCTTTGTAAAAGACCTAGAATTTAGAAGACAATTTACCAGTTCCGATAAAATTGATATTACCTTTACATTACTTGAAGATGCCGCTTGGGTAGCTATCGTAACATATGATAGGTTAGGTAATTTTATTGGTATTCCAGCAGAAGCTCCCTTTGGATTACCTAAAGGAACTTGGACTTTGCACAATACTGATTTATATTTACCCGATGGTGAATATGTTTTAAGATTATTTGCCGTCAACATAAAAGATGAAATTTTTGACTTATGGGAACCATTTGAAATCGATTCAAATCCAGCGTCCATCTATGTAGATTATGATCCATTTGTCAATATAGATAAATACACACTAAAAGGTGAATTAAGTAGAGATGCAGTTTTAGAAATAGATGGAGTTGTAGTTCCAATATGTCATGATTTAAGTTTCGAATACCAAGTAGAAATTAATGAAGGAGTAAATGAATTTACTTTAACTACAACTACACCTTTTGGTGCTGTAGAAACAGTTAAAATAACTATAGAAAAAGTAGAAGATCTAGATGTATTTTCAGTAGCTAAACTTTCAGAAGAACTTCAATATACCGGTTATGAAGAAGTTCTTGTTTACGATTATCTTCCACCAGGTGCAGTTGTTAAAGTTTCAGTAAATAATGGTCCTGATGTGAAGTATATAGCTGATGAAAATGGATTATTAAAATACAATTTAACATTAGTTAAAGGATTAAATAAAGTACGCTTTACAGAAAACTACTTGAATATAATCTACACTTATGAAGTAGAAATTTACAGAAAAACAGTAGACAGATTAGCAGGAGCTAATAGATTCCAAACTGCTACAGCTATTTCTCAATTCGGTTGGGAAAAAGCAGATACTGTTATCTTAGCTAGAGCCGATGATTTTGCCGACTCTTTAGCAGCCATTCCTCTATCTAAAAAATTAAATGCACCTATATTATTGACAAATTCAAATAGATTAAGTGATGTAACAAGGGAAGAAATTTCAAGATTAGGTGCATCTGAAGTAATTATTTTAGGTGGAGCAGGAGCAATATCCGACGATGTAGCACTAGAATTATTAAATAGTGGCTTAACAGTAAGAAGAATTGGTGGAGCTAACAGATATGAAACTGCTGTTTTAATAGCGAAAGAAGTTGTAGAAGATAATGAAGTAGAAAATGTAATTATTGTATCTGGTAGAAACTTCCCAGACGGATTATCGGCAACTATGTTATCTAACAAACTTAATGCACCAATACTTTTAGTAAATACAAACATCATTCCAGAATCTACAAGTGCTTTCATTGAAAACTATAATGTGGCAAACACATATATTGTAGGTGGAACTGCTGTAATTTCTGAAGAGTTAGAAGATAACCTTCCAAATCCCAAAAGGTTTGCAGGAAAAGATCGCTTTGCAACTTCTGTTCAAGTTGCAAAAGAAATAACTTCACAACTTGTATTTATTGCCAATGGTCAATCATTTGCCGATTCTATTACTCTAGCTACTTTAGTAGCTAAGTATGATGGTGTGTTGTTACTTGTAAGGGATAACATCATCCCAGAATCTGTAAAAACACACTTAAATGATATAGCAGGGGATGTACTCCATTTCTACATCGCAGGAGGAAATGCAGTTGTAAGTGAAGAAATAGAAAAAGAATTACTAGAATTGCTAAAAACAGTTAAAGAAGATAAATAA